The window ccaacaacaaaaacttgtgatgaaaaaaatatccGACTTGATAGAACATCTCAATTCAATTAGATAGACAACCTTCTCATGTACATTGACATGATTAGCCAAGGGTGGTACGAAAGTTTAAGACAAtgttgatttgtttgtttaagaaattgtCTAAATCATTAGTGTGACTTAGTTCTTGAGATGTTGGAATCAATGTAAACAACAACTACATGTATCCTATCCTAACGATCAAGTAACAATCTATAAATACCTTGTGATAATTGTAACAAAATTTGGTTGACAATGATACCTCGCAAGTAGAAGACCACATTGGTAAGGTTGTTTTAAATGACATTGCTTAATTACGTGTGGCTCGTGTTCAAAATCTAGTTGGATCTCTCAAAAGAGTTTGGTTAAACATTTATGATATTGCTCAATGCTCATGATTTGGAGTCACACTTTAGGTCATAAATGAGCTAAGTTTGGGTTTGCTTATATTGATTATTGACGTTGAGTATGACATAAAAGTACCACTACTCCTTTTGAAAAAGTGGAGAAAGAATGTCTGGAAGATAGTAATAAAGATGTGAAGTTTGGTTACGTAAAACCAAGCATATATGAAAGTAGAATGAAAGGGAAATAATACACTAAAGTTGAGTTCTGAAAGTCTAACCCACCCAACAAATAAGTTAAATGATATGACCTTCGTCTTGGGAGTGATGGGAAATGTTATAGGTAATTTTGGATTGCAAAAgtggaaaaacaagaacataAACGACATGAGAGCaataaaataatgagattGGAGCGAGGGAGAGAGTATTTATTTGGGCCTTCCCAAGCTAATGGCTTGACATTGACTAAAGCCCAACCAATTATCTTTGGGCATGCATGCACAAATCCACCCTAATTAAAAACATCTTAATCAAAATAAGTCTAGGGGAGATGGCCACCCACGATACCAAAATGGTTAATGAGACATGACTTTTGTATGCCCGACTTGAGTAGATGAAGGGTTATCTTAAGGTAGCTATAAATTTCAATGAACGATAATTTAGGTCATCTATGCTTACAAACGAGATATTGATCGAGTGAATAAAGAAAGTTTAAATGTTTCGTGATATGACCATCAGTAAACAGATATGGGGTAGAACTTCGTTGGTATTTTGTCATGATAATggtttaagatttttttttaattaaaatttgaaactattataaattataataaatgaaaaaagagagataatTTGTGGGCTTTATGACCTACTATATAATCCAATTTAAATGTGTGTGGGCCTAGTGGGCTGCAGTgtgataatttatttagagGTCAATAAACCTTAGAGTAATAGCAAGCAAATTCAATCTTCAATAATTATGTGAACGtaattaaatgaaacaaattatttgaaatatactATTAATAGGAGgggttaattttaaaaaataaaaacgttACCAAActtgtgtttcatttttcactctaaaacctttaaaaattaaaaaaatgtactaatcttttgaaacttttaaaaatagttcaaaaatACTTTAGTTTAAACTGACtcaagttttatttaaaaaattctaaacggttgaaaagtttcataaatatcattaatttttttataaaatttactatcGTTAATTCAGTTTTCACACCAAATATTTTAgcatctaaaataaaaaccaaaattttaagttaaaactataatttaaatttacattgatatgttgatattttcacatttacaTGAGTTCGATATCGATAGGAGTGAATCATATAAAAATTCATGAATTATACGTGCAGatgacacaatacaaataatggttgtttttaataataaaatatttatttagtaacttaaaattatattttgaattttttgtttttatgaacTTTCAGAAATATTTATCGAAAtcgaaaattttataatattgaaacTTTGATATATCAACGTTGATAGGTTAAGTTTGGTTAAAACATCAAATTCTAAAGTTtcaccaaataaaaaatgtatcatTCAAAGATATTAAAACAGAATtagttaaatgaaaaaaaaaaaaacctcaaatttatGGAAGATCgatcaaataaatcaaatttttgttgatgGAAAATTGGtgtaaaatttggataaatgaaaatatttttaaacttttaaactaaaatatatttatgaaactttttttatagtttcgcttattttttataattttttttacaattttgatttaaataagCTTATAATAAAcctataaattttcaattaatatgttaaaataaaaaaaagggttaaaatttgatcaaaaacatatttttgttatcaATTAAACTTGATAACCTCAATTTtggtatatatgtatatatttaaaaagtatgttcCAATATCCAACATacaaattaagatttaaaatttctacTTCTGAAAAATTTAGGATATATAAGTTAGTAATGGTGTGTTTGGTATTTGGcaataataaatcatttattgcatataaaattaaatttctatgaatttgtgtcatttgaaataaaattcagTCTCTCTTAAATAGAGTATATTTGGCTCTAcaattgatataattacatTCGTAACAAGTAAGtttacataaaagaaataaattaaacaccTTTATTTAGTCACATCACAAACGAATAAACTCAAAAGTCATAAGTATAAAAATTGTGATTTGATTCAATCCAACTTGATCAGGCCTAACTTATTGGATAACTAAGATAGTTAGGTAGTGATTTGATTCAATTCAACCTGATCAGGCCTGACTTATTGGATAGCTAAAATAGTTAGGTAGCTAATCTTTCATCGTAAAATAAAACCTTAGCAGGTACAAGATCGAAACATGGCCatgatattattttcaatgtttcgtttttatattttttaaaaaataaaaatgctctcattatttttaaaaaaattgaggttgatatttttttctaatgcaAAGTCCAAATTGAATATAtgtatagtaaaaataatatggtGGAGGTGCATgtgaatataaatatagatataGAGTGAaagattaatttgtttaacaAATTTACCAAAGTGGGTAAATATACTAGAAAAGATAAGTAAAGGAGAGTAAAGTTAAGGAATTACATAGAGAGTTAAAAGAAGATTCTTTTCTTGAGCCATTTAGAAGAGAGCACGtgtaaaacaaataaaacgcTTAATTGGAATACGGTCCAGGGGATCATAACCCATTAGGGTTTTTAAGTTTGGGTTTATTCCAACCTCATCTCTCTGCCGCAGTGGCTAGGGTTTTCTTCTTTCGTCCAATCCTTCTATTTCTCTCACTCTTTTCCTCTCACTCTTTTCCTTCATCTTCAACTCAATTCTTTTCTCCTTTGATTTTGTTAGCTTTAcccttctttttgttctttttttatcttcattCAATCCCTTCTTGCTTCTTGCTTCTTCATGGATCTCACTCATCTGTGAGACTAAGTTTTCTCGTTTCTTTTGGGGTTCCGCTTTTCACTTTGCAGTTCGCCGTTTGGGTGTCATTTGCAAGTTCTTGCTTGAGCAGATATGGCAACCATGAACCCCTTTGATCTCTTGGTCGACGACGACAACGAGGACCCTAATCAGCTTGCTTCTGCTCACCGCTCCGCTCCTGTCCTCCCCTCCAAGAAAGCCCCTGCTCCCGCTCAGCCTGCCAAACCGGCTAAGCTCCCTTCCAAGCCCCTCCCTCCTGCTCAGGCTGGTGggttttcttccttctttcttcttttctgatTTCTTTCTCTCAGTGTCGACTTTTTGAGTTTTAGAAGCCATTAACTTTTCAATCCCTTGCCATCTTATTTTGCCATCTATGTTACGTCTATTGAGTTATAACTTGTATTAATGCTCGACTTCATGTTTTGTTAAGTTCTTTTGTATTTCTGTtcgtttcttctttttttggttcaaCTGATTGCTTGAGATAATGTATGGTGCTTTTCTACGTCTAGATTGTGATTgctttgttcttcattttgcTGTTAAAACCACTTGTCCTCTCATTTTAATGTGAATATTAGTCTCTtcataatgattttattttcaatgtaTGACCTATTTGCTTTGACAATGATTTGGAACGAATATTAGTAATTCTTATTATTCATCCTGAAATTACTGACGGTCTTTTTGTAAATTCTATAACGAAGATAATTACTTTGTTGTGGATATCATTTAAAAGAAGGTCCATTGATGCTTAAATTTTCCATGCCATATAACTCCTTGGGAGAAGTAGGTACATCTGAAGAGGTATACGGATAAGAAGTCAATACTGCAGATTCTTTCTATTAGTATGATGTTGAAAGTTAGAATTGTGATGCTGATTTTATGAGTCTTAAAAAGCTTCCGTGGAATGTTATCTTGTTgaactctttttcctttttcttattaatatgtctatgattttctttaatatgATCTAACTTTGGGTATTgttatcatatttatttatgaccAGTAAGGGAGTCAAAGAATGACAATGGCCGTGGTGGTCGTGGAGGTGGACGTGGCTTTGGGCGAGGgcgtggtggtggtggaggatTCAACAGAGACTCAGCCAACAATGAAAATGGTGGCAGGAATGGATTCTCTGATCGTTACCAGACACCTGAAGATGGTGAAAAGGCAGCTGAAAGGCGTGGTTATGGTGCTCCCCGTGGATCTTTCCGTGGTCCTCGTCGTGCAGGCTTTAGCAATGGTGAAGCTGAAGAAGGGGAACGACCCCGAAGAGTATATGAACGCCGCAGCGGAACTGGGCGTGGGTTAGTACATTTTTTACTGGGATATCTAGTTTCCAATTTGATCaatttatctcaaaatttaattttattgttatcttACCTTATGCTGGTTGTTTTGGCTTCAGAAATGAGTTTAAGCGCGAGGGGGCAGGTCGTAGGAACTGGGGTGCACCTGGTGATGAAAATGCCCCGTAAGTTCACTTGTCCAATTGTGAAACATTAACTGATTTTATGATATAGCTTTGACATTTACTTGGTCTTGTGGATATAAGGGATGTGGAAGAGCCTGTTGCTGAAAACGAGAAGAATGTTGCTCCAGAGCAACAATTGGGAGAGGATGGAGTTGTCGATGATAACAACAAAACCGAGGAGGCTGTGAAGGAACCAGAAGAGAAGGAGCCTGAGGATAAGGTAGAAGcccttatttttttagtaatgaTATATGGTTAAGTCTATCATGCCAATTGGCTATATAATCACTtcaattcttgtttttacAGGAGATGACTCTCAAAGAGTATGAGAAGCTCCGTGAAGAGAGTAGGAAACTGCTGGCAAAGACTGAGGTGAGGAAAGCCGAGGTGGATGAGGAATTAGAGAACATGCAGCAGCTTTCCAGCAAGAAGACCAATGATGAAATCTTTGCTAAATTGGTGAGAACTTATTTCCTGGTAGTATAACAATTCCATTTTTAGCTCTTTGGTAGTTAACCCTATAGAATTTTTGGCCAGGGTACTGATAAGGATAAGCGCAAGGATGCTGCTGACAAAGAGGAGAGAGCTAAGAAAGTATGTATTGTTCTTTGGGAGTCATTTCTAGCTGATTGTTATGGAACTACATCGTCGTAGAAATTAacctataattaattatattttgttttttgaaaattgtgttaccttattaattgaaattttcaattttggtcaaaattttcttgcccttttattttcatatcatGTCATGTACAGTAGATCTGAGCCACCTTTGTAGTGTTGGTTTCTTCTTTGCTTATTAGAGTGTAATGTGTGGAACGACCTCACTTGAACAGTTATGGTTCTATAGATTATGTACAAGTGTATCATTCCGTGCTTGTTGGTTTCTTGTTGTTTGCTTATTAGACTATTCTATATACAATAATTACTTAGTTGGTCCACCTTTTTGTAAGTGGTGTGGCTTGGTGGTTTTGGGCCTTTTTTTTCATGTCCGTGTACTCATTGAAAGTAGTtgatttcctaaaataaaaaatatgatgtaCAACAGTATCATTCAGTTCTAGAGTCTAATGTTGTGAAGTTCGagtttcttatttattatataagcACGGAGTCTACCGTGTATAAGATGTTTGTATTGGTGTTTGTTCTATTACTGTGGTTAAACCCAGCCAGGGCTATTATAGTGTGTGAAATATGTGCAACTCTTGTTCTTTCtacatttctttcttatataaCTGAGTTCTAATTAAAGTAACTGTTTTTGGTTGTAGTCTGTGACTATTACTGAGTTCCTGAAACCTGCGGAAGGTGAGAGGTACTACAACCCTGGGGGTCGTGGTAGAGGCCGTGGGCGAGGCTCTAGAGGTGGGTTCAATAACGGAAGCAACAGAATGAATGTGGCAGCCCCCTCCATTGAAGATCCCGGGCAGTTTCCTTCATTGAGTGCCAAGTGAGAATTTTACCACTTAAAAAATGGCCCCTATTTTGTCACtacattttaaagttttcttgAGATAATCAGATCAGGATTTTTGAGTTACAATTACCAACAGGATTCTGAAACTCCCTCTCTAATGCTCTGCTATGTAGTGTAAATCTTGGATGTTATGGTCTTGAACGGTCCTAAGTTATgcatcaattttgatttttttttaaaaggatgTTTagtattattactatttttagtTCTCAAATTTTGGCAGTCTTTCCATTCTctccatttatttttaagtgaGATCAGATGTTGATGATGTGATGGATTTCTTCTCTGTATTTGTTAATGTGTTCCCTCGTCTGTCTCTGTGtaccttttttttactttcgtGATGtctgatttgttttttaaaggaaaGGAAGGTTCTCTGAAAAAGAATCAGAGATTTATCTTCTTAAGCAAGATTAGAAGTAGAGATTCGGGAAATAAGATGGGGGCAACTAATCCAATCCCATCTGAGtagaaatttgttattattcaattCTAGCTTTGGAATTAATTCTGTTATTCATTAATGCTCTTTTAATTTGCCCATTTCCATTCTGAAATATTattcattgtttttattaattataatatagaCTGAACctgttttggatttttttttctatttttcttgatcTCTATTTATATTGTGTTTCATCGATCTatctcttgtttttttttattttgtgttctaaaatgttttataattgCTAAAAGATccgttttattttaatgatattgTTATCTTTCAAATATGAGAATAAATATTCAAGGTTATCTCTTTTagtcaattttgttttaacaaGGTTAACAATtcatttagtttctttaatcatttaattaactCTTAATTAAGAGATCAAtgaattagaaataaaattgactGAGAGATCTCTGTTTAAGAATTGGAATCTAcaatatcttaaatttgtgggcttttaaaatatatatatatctataatcGAATTTCCTTGATTATGGAAAAATCTGAAAGTTATGTACAATAGCTTATTACTTTTGCTAAAACTGACTTTGATTTAATACATTTGAAGTTgcataaatcaattaatttgtttttcttttgtcatgcACCTATATAGTTGCacgtattttaaatttataaatgcaAACATATATATCACATGTTATGTTCTTGTATTAGCAATTTgataaagaataaatatataacaacacaAATGTGTTGTGTTTCGTTGATAAAACAAAGTATACAAAATTCATCTCTTAAACTagagaataaatatataaggGGAATTTAAAGAGTGGTTCTAATGGATGAGTCTTGAAACTAAAGACAAAGTTGTTGATAAAATTGAAGCAGAcccaaaattcttttttttctttggatcATGTGGGATAAACTTTAGTTGtaatattttaccaaaaatTCAACACAAACAATAGTATTCTAACCATTATATTGTCGACATAGAATATATTGTATTTGGTTGATagacttaaatttttaaaaagtaggtGAAGAACGAAGCTTAAAAGGTATAAACAAACTCAACAAAATCTTGATTGATTTGCCTTTTTtgttccatttcattttttactttttgcaatcatttgaattatttatatatgtggAGTAGTAGAAGAAGTagtttattacttttatatattatttattatttgaagatGTAGGGTTTACATTTCAGCCCTCTTGAGGAACAATAACCACTATTTCCTCCATATTAGTAAAGAGTCGAACTCGACCATGTTTAAGATCCTTTGTTACTGGACTTCCTGCCAAcaatatgaatatttgaaagtcAGGATTCTCTTTCTTGATGATATTTGCCACAGTTCGTGCATCCATGAAGTTTAGTGCTGGCCATGATTTTACTGGTTTGAAACACATAggcaaaaaatatatatataacttggaagattgaaaagagagatgaactcaacaaaaatattagaCCAAAAGATATACTTACGTTGATGATGGGATGCGGAGGACATGATGTTGGAGTTTTGTTGTCTTTCTATTTGTTATGCTTTACAAAGTTTAGCTTAGGGATGTGTTTTGTAGTGAATTGGATACCTATATTTATACCCAATTTTCTCATCTTCCTCcctataaaataaacatataaatccATCTATTCTTATTCCAtcgaataaaaataatatatatacatacctaTAACATATGtatacaatattattaaatacaaaaaaccataataaaatcaattaaattcatattggAGTATATAGTTCATGCAGTTTCTTTTCCTGTTTTACCCTTGTAGTCGTTTGCTCAGAAAATTGAGATGAGATTTAGCACTGCTGAATACAACAAAAGGTGAggtattcttttcttttccccctTTCCCCTCTCTATTATTAACACCTTCAAGAAATCATAATTTCATATGTGTATGCATCAAATATCATCATCAAAAGATCACAGTTCATGTGTTAACGACCAACTTTGTGGGTGATTGATTTGAATCTTTCTCCTCTATTGTACGTCAAAAAATGTTCTATTCCTTAAGATTAAAAGTTtgcaaattaattttgttgccTATAAAATATACTTAGTCTCTCAAGTCTCGCCaatgtattttgtaaaatataatacaaaaataacttattaatatttgatattttggttgAGACTCAgttgttataaattttcatatttagaaagtaaactattttatactaaaactgtagaagaaaacttaaaaatttgagGTGTCTAaagttatataaaatatagctaCTCAATTAACAACAAAACACATCCCAAGTTTTTCTCAAACAAACTTACTAATTATGAGTCTCAATACAAAACAACTTAAGCTATCCTTAATTAAGTATGGATCCATGgcaatcttaaatttttagagTTTTCTTATACagttttagtatatatatatatatatatatatatatatcttcatcTTTGTTCAGAGCTTTATATCCACGTCAAAACCtaaaacaacaagaaaattaacaaaagaacCACAATAAACACAAAATGACGAATATTTGCATTAAAATCTATGTGTGAAAATGGTGTTGATAGATGATTTCTTATTCCATACTTTTGTTTAACTTTGGTCAAACCCAAAAGCATTTAAATTGgtattgtaatttgaaaaaaagagtaaGTGAGTTGTTATTACAATTAATTGTTTAACACacattaagttttaaaaaagaagctACACAAAAAGTCATTCCTTCCGagattcatttatttattaattcattggAATCAACCCATAACACaactatttgtttattctaaAGAGGCAAGAAGGGTAAGTAACCAAATTAGCTATAAAATATAGTTACTCAATCAATGACAAAACACACATCCCAAACACTCAACttgtgaaaaaaatagagatatAACAAGTACTCCAAGATGACGCACCAATGTTAGTATAATGCTTTTGGTAATATTTTAGTTGAGTTACGTTTAATATTTTAGCTTTCTTCCTAAATCAAATTCacaaattgtttttgtatgttttaaattagtaaaatcATGGCCAGCACTGAATTTAATGGATGCAAACACTGTAGAAAATATCATCAGGAAAGAACATCCAAGCTTTTAGATTGTCATATTGCCGAAAGCAAGTCCGATAACATTAGATCGGGCCGAGTTTGACCCTTTACCAATGTACATAATCTAGTAGTTCAAGTTCGTCGTGAGGGCTGAAAtgtaactatatatatatatatatttcatatataataattaaataaagtagATAAACTATTTCTACTACACTTAGCACATATTATTATCTTTTGGGATATCTCAATTAATtgtaagaaatagaaatagaaatataaactaaaacaaaaagaaacctaAGCATAcgttaaatagaaaaaatagatgtCAACTACATGCGCTAACGTAAAAGGAGGTTATAACGTGTTCTTTATCTTTGAACTACCTCAcatcaaaaaatgtttatagaaatttgtaaaaaaatttaaattaaaactaagttaTAGATGTTAATATATTTAGGCTTGTACCTTTTCTAAAtgatcaataaaatatatattcatttcatAAAAGCAATATCTGTTATCGAATTTCCTTAATTATGACAAAGTTTGAAAGTTACGTAGAATAGGTTATTACTTTTGCTAAAACTAACTTAGATTTAATAGATTTGAAGTTGTGTAAATCAATTAACactcattatttttcttttgtcatgcACCTATTAGTTGTGCacgtattttaaatttataaatgctGCTGCTTATAAACTAAAgaacatatatattcaaacatGTTATGCTCTCGTATCAGCAATTTGAGGTTGAAAAGTACATCTGAtgaatatttatgttttgaggttgaatatcaaatatatatatatatatatatatatatatatatatatatatatatatatatataatatatatatatatatatatatatatatatatatatatgagcgtatgtttctataaaaaaaacgatGAATTTCGACCAagtaatttaatatcattCCTGAAGTGAATGTTGCGATAATGTCCAAATTATGTTAATAAAGGAAGAAGcaattattatattagaaccaataatcttttaatagtcaatattgaaaaaagtaaATGCTAAGCAATGAAAAGGAGAACGATGTgtgaaaacaaactttaagaatatatttgtatctcttgaaaaaatcataacttttattttaacttctaAATATGATATTGTTTGAAAGATGCATAGTCCTTACAatcactacaacaaaaactCTCTATTatgacaattatttatatCACAATATggagggagaaaaaaattgtcacaaaaggagaaaaaacGAGTTTTTGGTAGGAAAATGAGGAATTTTTCGGATAATACTTTTCGCGACAACTATTTGATGTCAtagaagagaaataaaataatatatttaatatatgaaaaaaaattaaaatttcatttacgATTAAATCTTAACCCTTATCGAAAAACCGTCATTTCATTCATGTCTGTCTCTTCACTCCACTGCCTGGTTCCGTCCCCCATCTCCAAACTCTTTGATGGTCATCTCCGGACGACGTCCAATTCCATCACAACCACTGCCCCCTCGTGTCCGTCTCCTCACTCTAGGGCCGTCGAAACCGCTTCTACTGGATGATGAAACGTCCTCTGTCCTAATTTGTTCAATTCGTGCTCATAATCTCCAATCCGCCGCATTCTCTTCAATATTCAATCCTCAGCCGTCACCTCCTCTACCCGGTAGGTCGTCTATTCCTTTTCTATCTTTTGGGCAAACACCCGTATATGAAGTATGTGAATTAAACTAgaccaaaaaatatttaaggcTTGAAGCTGAAAGAGAGCACTATTTGAGAATGAGAATGAGTGAAATGAGTTTTCTCAGGTTTTCTTGTCTTGTTCTTGCCTATTATGATAATGGGTGAAatgagtttttcttatttgtttgttttctttatgattttgttgtaGCTGTGGATTTCATTTTTTGGATTGCTTATGGAGTTGTGTTCAGTTATGGATTTGGTTTGTTTTCCTCTGTGTTTGAGGTggaattttatatatgtgaaACACAGAATCttgatgttttgtttattcattttgtGGTTACTGtgttaatcttttattttatttatttgtttgttataaattGGAATGAGAATTATAAGTCATAGAAACTTTTGGTTCtctaatttttacaatttagttgGTTTAATTAATCAGAGATGGGGTATGGTAAGGGTAAGTTTTCTTCTACAATGTTCTTGGgaataaaacttttatatatatatatatatatatatatatatatatatatatatatatatatatatatatatatatatatatatatatataatgataaaaGTCATTATTCTATAgatcaaatgaaaaagtaCAATATTTGGAGCCAGAAGTGAAAACAGAGGCAAAACTATCTACCAAAAAGGGGTTTTACAGTTGAGAGTGAGaaacaaagattttttttttcaatttattaaatgtggaggtgaacttttttttttctacttttctttcGGTTCTCAACTTGATGAACTTCAAGGAGTGTGAGGAATTTTGGGTGGATTGAAAATCTGAAAAATATCGATCAAGTAGTTGGTATTGAAATTTAGGGGATCATTTGAGTTATGAAGTATTGTTTAGGATACTTTTAAGACTATGCTGCAAACCAACTGTTAAGACTAAGATTGATGTTGATTAGGATACTTTCTCGGTAGAGTAGTTGATAGCAATATTGTGAAGTCTAATACGTTTCATGTCATATAGTATCCTACTAAGTTGTGACCCCCTTTCTTAATAATGTTATGGAAATTTCAATACAGAGTTGTGACCCCCTCTCTTAAAACACGCTAATTTCAATGACCCCCTCTCTTAAAACTTGCTAATTTCAATGTTGAAGTTTCtccaaaaactaataaattaaaagtgcGAACTATTGTCGTGTAGGCATGCCATAGGCATTGGCTCTCAACTCTCAAGGCTGAAGCCAACAACGGAGAGAAAATGGGGGCAGGGTGGAGCAGTAGTGTAGTAGTTAGATAGAAAATGGGGGCATTGACTCTTAACTCTCAAGTTTCAACTCTcacacttgttttttttttttttttgtgagttGATTATCTCTGCTGGAAATATACTTTTGTGTGTGTTGGTTTTTCTTACcacaatttaatcaaatttagcTCTCTATATAGtactattttgtatttttgatataattaattgaaatagaaattttttgaatGCTATCATATTATgcatatcaaataaattatttctgGACAATAATACTCTTCAACATGCTGTAAATTTGATTAGCATTTAAGCTTTTTAAGGGTGGTATATTTGAGGATTTTCAGGATCGGATTATGTaccattttgaaagttttaaaagttttaaaagttgttgccatttatcttttttgggGCCAGCAAAGAAAGTTCTTGGAATTTGAATAGTTCGAGATAGAGCATCCAAGAAGTTATACATGTCACAGGAGCAATACATAGAGAAAGTACTTGAACATTTCAAGATGAATCAAGCAAAACCAGTTAGTTCCCCTTTACCCAGTCACTTCAAACTGATCAATAAACAAAGCCCTTCTACAGATAAAGAGAAGGAGGATATGAGTAAGGTCCCATATGCTTCAGCAGTTGGAAGCCTAATGTATGCCATGGTATGTATTAGACCTGATATTGCTCATGTTGTTGGTGTTGTTA of the Cucumis sativus cultivar 9930 chromosome 3, Cucumber_9930_V3, whole genome shotgun sequence genome contains:
- the LOC101207608 gene encoding RGG repeats nuclear RNA binding protein A, which gives rise to MATMNPFDLLVDDDNEDPNQLASAHRSAPVLPSKKAPAPAQPAKPAKLPSKPLPPAQAVRESKNDNGRGGRGGGRGFGRGRGGGGGFNRDSANNENGGRNGFSDRYQTPEDGEKAAERRGYGAPRGSFRGPRRAGFSNGEAEEGERPRRVYERRSGTGRGNEFKREGAGRRNWGAPGDENAPDVEEPVAENEKNVAPEQQLGEDGVVDDNNKTEEAVKEPEEKEPEDKEMTLKEYEKLREESRKLLAKTEVRKAEVDEELENMQQLSSKKTNDEIFAKLGTDKDKRKDAADKEERAKKSVTITEFLKPAEGERYYNPGGRGRGRGRGSRGGFNNGSNRMNVAAPSIEDPGQFPSLSAK